In a genomic window of Salegentibacter salegens:
- a CDS encoding response regulator transcription factor, which yields MNKKARDITLQDLLQTVIPEEMEIISLKSKVINNFYTSFLDKESVLSYKNMFSYRMKDASEQTRTMLYQAFPLSVLENGTPEHVLCIQTDVSHLKVASTKTVSFIHINGGKSYYNIAISKGEFDPGENADANFSEFLTEKEKLIVCRLSRGLNAEQIAKELNLSPHTIKTHRRNVLQKSGCRNTTELVAKCLTTGIISPGLG from the coding sequence GTGAATAAAAAGGCCCGAGATATTACGCTACAGGATTTATTGCAAACCGTGATCCCGGAAGAAATGGAAATTATAAGCCTTAAAAGTAAGGTTATCAATAATTTTTATACCTCGTTTCTTGATAAAGAAAGTGTGTTAAGCTATAAAAATATGTTTTCTTATAGAATGAAAGATGCCAGCGAACAAACACGAACCATGTTGTACCAGGCATTCCCATTAAGTGTTTTAGAAAATGGAACCCCGGAGCATGTATTGTGCATTCAAACCGATGTTTCCCACCTTAAAGTAGCCAGTACAAAAACAGTTTCTTTTATTCATATAAACGGCGGAAAATCTTATTATAACATAGCTATTTCTAAAGGTGAATTCGATCCCGGGGAAAATGCAGATGCCAATTTCTCTGAATTTCTTACAGAAAAGGAAAAACTGATAGTGTGTAGACTATCCCGAGGATTAAACGCCGAACAAATCGCGAAAGAACTAAACCTCTCCCCTCACACCATTAAAACGCATAGAAGGAACGTGCTGCAAAAAAGCGGTTGCCGAAACACCACCGAATTAGTTGCCAAATGCCTTACTACCGGAATAATTTCCCCGGGGCTGGGTTGA